The following are encoded together in the Ralstonia insidiosa genome:
- the gcvT gene encoding glycine cleavage system aminomethyltransferase GcvT, whose protein sequence is MTLQHTPLNAIHRSLGARMVDFGGWDMPVNYGSQIEEHHAVRQDAGIFDVSHMCVVDLTGARVRDFLRGLLANNVDKLQTPGKALYSCMLNPKGGVIDDLIVYFFREDWFRLVVNAGTAPTDLEWIVAQNEAAGTGVTITPRRSDNNAGAEPLGILAVQGPNARAKTYAALPGTQAVGEALKPFNAGFVTVDGVGEIMVARTGYTGEDGFELVVPASQIAGVWERLLQAGVRPAGLGARDTLRLEAGMNLYGQDMDEHVSPLDAGLAWTVDLQSERDFTGKAALQAGGQREQFVGLILRDKGGVLRAHQKVITPAGDGEITSGTFSPSLSLSIALARLPKDVAIGTDVQVEIRDRKLTATVVKLPFVRNGKALVS, encoded by the coding sequence ATGACGCTCCAACACACGCCGCTCAATGCCATCCACCGCTCGCTGGGCGCCCGCATGGTCGACTTTGGCGGCTGGGACATGCCCGTCAACTACGGCTCCCAGATCGAAGAACACCACGCCGTGCGCCAAGACGCAGGCATCTTCGACGTCTCGCACATGTGCGTGGTCGACCTCACCGGCGCGCGCGTGCGCGATTTCCTGCGTGGGCTGCTGGCCAACAACGTCGACAAGCTGCAAACCCCGGGCAAGGCGCTTTACAGCTGCATGCTCAACCCCAAGGGCGGCGTGATCGACGACCTGATCGTCTACTTCTTCCGCGAAGACTGGTTCCGCCTGGTGGTCAACGCCGGCACTGCGCCGACTGACCTGGAGTGGATCGTCGCGCAGAACGAAGCCGCCGGCACGGGCGTAACCATCACGCCGCGCCGCTCCGACAACAACGCCGGCGCCGAGCCGCTGGGCATCCTCGCCGTGCAGGGCCCGAACGCCCGCGCCAAAACGTACGCCGCGCTGCCGGGCACGCAGGCCGTGGGCGAGGCGCTCAAGCCGTTCAACGCAGGCTTCGTCACCGTGGATGGCGTGGGCGAGATCATGGTCGCCCGTACTGGCTACACCGGGGAAGACGGCTTCGAACTGGTGGTGCCCGCCTCGCAAATCGCCGGCGTGTGGGAACGCCTGCTGCAAGCCGGCGTCCGCCCGGCCGGTCTGGGTGCACGCGACACGCTGCGCCTGGAGGCCGGCATGAACCTCTACGGCCAGGACATGGACGAGCACGTCTCGCCGCTCGACGCGGGTCTGGCCTGGACGGTCGATCTGCAAAGCGAACGCGACTTCACCGGCAAGGCGGCACTGCAAGCCGGTGGCCAGCGCGAGCAGTTCGTCGGCCTGATCCTGCGCGACAAGGGCGGCGTGCTGCGCGCCCACCAAAAGGTCATCACCCCCGCCGGTGACGGCGAGATCACCAGCGGCACGTTCAGCCCGAGCCTGTCGCTCTCCATCGCGCTGGCGCGCTTGCCCAAGGATGTGGCCATCGGCACCGACGTGCAGGTCGAGATCCGCGACCGCAAGTTGACCGCGACTGTGGTTAAACTGCCGTTCGTGCGCAATGGCAAGGCGCTGGTCAGCTGA
- the gcvH gene encoding glycine cleavage system protein GcvH, which translates to MSNIPADLKYTEHDEWIRVEADGTLTIGITDFAQDALGDIVFLELPDAGRTVAKDEAIAVVESVKAASDIYAPVSGEIVAKNEDAAGAPESVNADAYAAWLFKIKPTNADDVNALLSAEQYTTKIG; encoded by the coding sequence ATGAGCAACATCCCCGCCGATCTGAAGTACACCGAACACGACGAGTGGATCCGCGTTGAAGCCGACGGCACGCTGACCATCGGCATCACCGATTTCGCACAAGACGCGCTGGGCGACATCGTGTTCCTCGAATTGCCGGACGCTGGGCGCACCGTCGCCAAGGACGAAGCGATTGCCGTGGTGGAATCGGTCAAGGCTGCCTCCGACATCTACGCCCCGGTGTCGGGCGAGATCGTCGCCAAGAATGAGGATGCTGCTGGCGCACCGGAGTCGGTCAACGCCGACGCCTACGCCGCGTGGCTGTTCAAGATCAAGCCGACCAACGCCGACGACGTGAACGCCCTGCTGTCGGCCGAGCAGTACACCACCAAGATCGGCTAA
- a CDS encoding ESPR-type extended signal peptide-containing protein produces MNKAYRVVFNKATGVWMAVSEIARGRGKGRSVVRPVGAALIASAALFSAPGAMAQVLIEQPDDGGPINIGSSVTGGSVSFSNVAGQNRRLTGIENGVGTTDAVTVNQLNGALTALGGRINSVTGAIVAPTYTLGADSKGGTTYSTVPGALGNLDDRIKGNTASIVNNTTNIANLTNGTAGMVQQATAGAEITVAKDTDGDAVNFGGKGADGSPITRKLTNVTAGTNATDAVNFSQLSDVNNTAEQAATKANNSVQYDAAGDTITLTNPATGTGPVQIKNVAAGTADTDAVNKSQLDSVKAVADNAVQYDSAAKNSVTLGNAGTPVKLSNVADGAVASDSKDAVNGGQLFDVKSTAEQAAKAAANSVQYDAAGNTITLTNPVTGTGPVQIKNVAAGTDDTDAVNVKQLKDAGLVGSDGTLANVVTYDSDKKDSVTLGGLKDDGTGAMVPATAPVKLSNIANGVNANDAVNFSQLNGVGSALGGGAGFNNGVWTGPTYTFRNGDQSTTVGDALSKLDNRVFTLEGSSVGGGSAANDKFSGSGANNGNPGQKEEAVASGAYATASGANAVAKGQNSTATGANARATADNSVALGAGSIADTANTVSVGSVGNERAITNVAEGTNPTDAVNKAQMDRQIAGVQNSVGNLQNQVSQIDSKVNRVGAMNAAMSTMMASAAGLQTDNRMAIGTGLYRGETALAIGYQRKVGSRATVTIGGSTAGGKEYNVGVGAGFGW; encoded by the coding sequence ATGAACAAGGCATATCGCGTTGTGTTCAACAAGGCGACTGGCGTATGGATGGCGGTTTCGGAGATCGCGCGTGGGCGCGGCAAGGGGCGTTCCGTTGTGCGGCCAGTGGGCGCCGCGCTGATCGCAAGCGCAGCATTGTTTTCTGCGCCTGGGGCGATGGCGCAAGTTCTGATCGAGCAGCCGGACGATGGGGGGCCGATCAATATTGGCAGCAGCGTGACCGGGGGCTCCGTCAGTTTCTCCAACGTAGCGGGCCAAAACCGTCGCCTCACGGGTATTGAGAACGGTGTTGGCACAACCGATGCCGTGACCGTCAATCAGCTCAACGGTGCTCTCACCGCGCTCGGTGGGCGTATCAACAGTGTGACAGGCGCGATTGTTGCCCCGACATACACGCTGGGCGCAGACAGCAAGGGAGGCACAACGTACTCCACCGTGCCAGGCGCGCTGGGCAACTTGGATGACCGGATCAAGGGTAACACCGCCAGCATCGTCAACAACACCACCAACATCGCCAACCTGACCAACGGCACGGCCGGCATGGTCCAACAGGCCACGGCTGGCGCTGAGATCACCGTAGCAAAAGACACCGATGGCGACGCAGTGAACTTCGGCGGCAAGGGCGCGGACGGCAGCCCCATCACGCGCAAGCTGACCAACGTAACGGCTGGCACGAACGCCACTGACGCCGTCAACTTCAGTCAGTTGAGCGACGTCAACAACACGGCTGAACAGGCCGCCACCAAGGCGAACAACTCGGTCCAGTACGACGCTGCTGGCGACACCATCACTCTCACGAACCCGGCGACTGGCACTGGCCCCGTGCAGATCAAGAACGTGGCTGCCGGCACGGCTGACACCGACGCCGTAAACAAGAGCCAGCTCGACAGCGTCAAGGCCGTGGCCGACAACGCCGTGCAGTACGACAGTGCAGCCAAGAATAGCGTCACGCTGGGCAATGCCGGCACGCCGGTCAAGCTCTCGAACGTGGCCGATGGTGCAGTGGCTTCGGACAGCAAGGACGCTGTCAACGGTGGCCAACTGTTCGACGTCAAGAGCACGGCTGAGCAGGCTGCAAAGGCTGCCGCCAACTCTGTTCAGTACGACGCTGCGGGCAACACCATCACCCTCACGAACCCGGTGACTGGCACGGGCCCCGTGCAGATCAAGAACGTGGCAGCCGGTACGGACGACACTGACGCCGTCAACGTCAAGCAGCTCAAGGACGCAGGTCTGGTGGGCAGTGATGGCACGCTGGCCAACGTTGTGACATACGACAGCGATAAGAAGGACAGCGTTACTCTGGGTGGCCTGAAGGACGATGGTACGGGCGCCATGGTTCCGGCAACGGCACCGGTCAAGCTGTCGAACATCGCCAATGGCGTGAATGCCAATGACGCCGTCAACTTCAGCCAGCTCAATGGCGTAGGTAGCGCGTTGGGCGGCGGTGCTGGGTTCAACAACGGTGTGTGGACCGGCCCGACCTACACCTTCCGGAATGGCGACCAGTCGACCACTGTGGGCGATGCACTCTCGAAGTTGGATAACCGCGTTTTCACCCTGGAAGGCAGCAGCGTCGGCGGCGGTAGCGCTGCCAACGACAAGTTCTCCGGTAGCGGTGCAAACAACGGTAATCCCGGCCAGAAGGAGGAGGCCGTAGCATCGGGGGCCTACGCTACGGCATCGGGTGCCAACGCGGTTGCCAAGGGCCAAAACTCCACGGCGACGGGCGCCAATGCCCGGGCAACCGCAGACAACAGTGTCGCCTTGGGTGCCGGCTCGATCGCGGATACGGCCAACACGGTGTCCGTCGGCTCCGTTGGCAACGAACGCGCCATTACCAACGTTGCGGAAGGTACGAACCCCACCGATGCGGTCAACAAGGCACAAATGGATCGTCAAATTGCAGGCGTGCAAAACAGCGTCGGCAACCTGCAGAACCAAGTCAGCCAGATCGACAGCAAGGTCAACCGCGTAGGTGCCATGAACGCGGCCATGTCCACGATGATGGCGAGCGCGGCCGGTCTGCAGACCGACAACCGCATGGCCATCGGCACGGGTCTGTATCGCGGTGAAACCGCACTGGCGATCGGCTACCAGCGCAAGGTCGGCTCGCGCGCCACGGTGACGATCGGCGGTTCTACCGCTGGCGGCAAGGAGTACAACGTGGGCGTGGGCGCTGGTTTCGGCTGGTAA
- the gcvP gene encoding aminomethyl-transferring glycine dehydrogenase, which produces MNAPHPASSALSAERPTLADLEARDAFSHRHIGPSADEQAQMLDTLGYASRAALIDAVIPAAIRRQDVMPLGEFTQPLTEEAALAKLRGIAGQNRVVKSLIGQGYYGTHTPGVILRNILENPAWYTAYTPYQPEISQGRLEAMLNFQQMVIDLTAMDIANASMLDEATAAAEAMTLLQRIGKSKSTVFFVADDVLPQTLEVVRTRAEPIGVQVVTGPAADAAKHDAFGVLLQYPGANGALLGDLATYQALTDAVHAAGGLVVAAADLLALTLLAAPGEWGADVVIGNTQRFGVPFGFGGPHAGYMAVRDAFKRSMPGRLVGVTIDAQGNSAYRLALQTREQHIRREKATSNICTAQVLLGVMASMYAVYHGPQGLKRIAQRVHRLTATLAAGLRAVGYTLESDAFFDTLTVATGPRTANLHIAAQAHGINLRQIDDARLGISLDETVTRADVVALWDIFAHAAHAAAPDFDKTEAAVADAYPTSLVRQSTYLTHPVFNAHHSEHEMLRYLRSLADKDLALDRTMIPLGSCTMKLNATAEMLPVTWPEFSNIHPFAPADQTVGYREMIDQLEQMLCAATGYAAVSLQPNAGSQGEYAGLLIIHAYHASRGEGHRNVCLIPSSAHGTNPASAQMAGMQVVVVACDERGNVDLADLEKKAAEHSKNLAAIMITYPSTHGVFEEGVKRVCEIVHSHGGQVYVDGANMNAMVGTAAPGHFGGDVSHLNLHKTFCIPHGGGGPGVGPVAVGAHLAPFLPGRAASGEDASQNIGNVSAAAFGSASILPISWMYIAMMGAAGLTAATETAILSANYVAKRLAPYYPVLYTGAHDLVAHECILDIRPLQKESGISNEDIAKRLMDFGFHAPTMSFPVPGTLMIEPTESEPKVELDRFIDAMIAIRGEVDKVISGEFDREDNPLKHAPHTAAVVMADNWQHKYTREQAAYPVASLRKQKYWPPVGRADNVYGDRNLFCACVPMSEYAQD; this is translated from the coding sequence ATGAACGCTCCGCACCCCGCTTCCTCGGCGCTGTCCGCCGAACGCCCCACCCTGGCTGACCTGGAGGCGCGCGATGCCTTCTCGCACCGCCACATCGGCCCGTCTGCCGACGAGCAGGCCCAGATGCTCGACACGCTCGGCTACGCCAGCCGCGCCGCGCTGATCGACGCCGTGATCCCCGCCGCTATCCGCCGCCAAGACGTAATGCCGCTGGGCGAATTCACGCAGCCGCTGACGGAAGAAGCCGCGCTGGCCAAGCTGCGCGGCATCGCCGGGCAGAACCGCGTGGTCAAGAGCCTGATTGGCCAGGGCTATTACGGCACGCACACGCCGGGCGTGATCCTGCGCAACATCCTGGAGAACCCCGCTTGGTACACGGCCTATACGCCGTACCAACCGGAAATCTCGCAGGGCCGCTTGGAAGCGATGCTGAACTTCCAGCAGATGGTGATCGACCTGACGGCGATGGACATCGCCAACGCGTCGATGCTGGACGAAGCTACTGCTGCGGCTGAGGCAATGACGCTGCTGCAGCGCATTGGCAAGTCGAAGTCGACCGTGTTCTTCGTGGCCGACGACGTGCTGCCGCAAACGCTGGAAGTCGTGCGCACGCGCGCCGAACCGATCGGCGTGCAAGTGGTGACCGGCCCCGCTGCGGATGCTGCCAAGCACGACGCCTTTGGCGTGCTGCTGCAATACCCGGGCGCCAACGGTGCACTGCTGGGCGATCTGGCAACTTACCAAGCGCTGACCGACGCCGTGCACGCGGCCGGTGGTCTGGTGGTTGCCGCAGCTGACCTGCTGGCGCTCACGCTGCTGGCCGCGCCGGGCGAATGGGGTGCCGATGTGGTGATCGGCAACACGCAGCGCTTTGGCGTGCCGTTCGGTTTCGGCGGCCCGCACGCCGGCTACATGGCCGTGCGCGATGCGTTCAAGCGTTCGATGCCCGGCCGCCTCGTCGGCGTGACGATCGATGCGCAAGGCAACTCGGCGTACCGCCTCGCGCTGCAGACGCGCGAGCAGCATATCCGCCGTGAAAAGGCCACCTCGAACATCTGTACCGCGCAGGTGCTGCTGGGCGTGATGGCGTCGATGTACGCCGTCTACCACGGCCCGCAAGGTCTGAAGCGTATCGCCCAGCGCGTGCACCGCCTGACCGCCACGCTGGCCGCCGGCCTGCGCGCCGTCGGCTACACGCTGGAATCGGACGCCTTCTTCGACACGCTGACCGTCGCCACCGGCCCGCGCACCGCCAACCTGCACATCGCTGCGCAGGCGCACGGTATCAACCTGCGCCAGATCGATGACGCCCGCCTGGGCATCTCGCTGGATGAGACCGTCACGCGTGCTGATGTGGTCGCGCTGTGGGACATCTTCGCGCACGCCGCCCACGCTGCCGCGCCGGACTTCGACAAGACCGAAGCGGCCGTCGCCGATGCGTACCCGACGTCGCTCGTCCGCCAGAGCACCTACCTGACGCACCCGGTGTTCAACGCGCACCACTCCGAGCACGAAATGCTGCGCTACCTGCGCAGCCTGGCCGACAAGGACCTGGCGCTCGACCGCACCATGATCCCGCTGGGCTCGTGCACGATGAAGCTCAACGCCACCGCCGAAATGCTGCCGGTGACGTGGCCCGAGTTCTCGAACATCCACCCGTTCGCACCGGCTGATCAGACCGTGGGCTACCGCGAAATGATCGACCAGCTCGAGCAGATGCTGTGCGCTGCCACCGGTTACGCCGCCGTGAGCCTGCAGCCGAACGCCGGCTCGCAGGGCGAATACGCTGGCCTGCTGATCATCCACGCGTACCACGCCAGCCGCGGCGAAGGTCATCGCAACGTGTGTCTGATTCCGTCGTCCGCGCACGGCACGAACCCGGCATCGGCGCAGATGGCCGGCATGCAGGTTGTCGTGGTTGCTTGCGATGAGCGCGGCAACGTCGATCTGGCGGATTTGGAAAAGAAGGCCGCCGAGCACAGCAAGAACCTCGCGGCGATCATGATCACCTACCCGTCCACGCACGGCGTGTTCGAGGAAGGCGTGAAGCGCGTCTGCGAGATCGTGCACAGCCACGGCGGTCAGGTGTATGTCGATGGCGCCAACATGAACGCCATGGTCGGCACGGCAGCGCCGGGCCACTTCGGCGGCGATGTCTCGCACCTGAACCTGCACAAGACGTTCTGCATTCCGCACGGCGGTGGCGGCCCGGGCGTCGGTCCGGTGGCTGTGGGTGCGCACCTCGCACCGTTCCTGCCGGGTCGCGCAGCGTCGGGTGAAGACGCCAGCCAGAACATCGGCAACGTGTCGGCTGCGGCATTCGGTTCGGCGTCGATCCTGCCGATCTCGTGGATGTACATCGCCATGATGGGCGCGGCGGGCCTGACGGCTGCGACCGAGACGGCCATCCTGTCGGCCAACTACGTGGCCAAGCGTCTCGCCCCGTACTACCCGGTGCTGTACACGGGCGCGCACGATCTGGTGGCGCACGAGTGCATTCTCGACATCCGTCCGCTGCAGAAGGAATCGGGCATCAGCAACGAAGACATCGCCAAGCGCCTGATGGACTTCGGCTTCCACGCACCGACGATGAGCTTCCCGGTGCCCGGCACGCTGATGATCGAGCCGACCGAGAGCGAGCCGAAGGTGGAACTCGACCGCTTCATCGACGCGATGATCGCCATCCGTGGCGAAGTCGACAAGGTGATCTCGGGCGAATTCGACCGCGAAGACAATCCGCTCAAGCACGCGCCGCACACCGCTGCCGTGGTGATGGCAGATAACTGGCAACACAAGTACACGCGCGAGCAGGCGGCCTACCCGGTGGCCTCGCTGCGCAAGCAGAAGTACTGGCCGCCGGTTGGCCGCGCCGACAACGTCTACGGCGACCGCAACCTGTTCTGCGCCTGCGTGCCGATGAGCGAGTACGCGCAAGACTGA
- a CDS encoding UvrD-helicase domain-containing protein, giving the protein MSSGLAHGLNAAQSEGVHYLDGPCLVLAGAGSGKTRVITQKIAHLILDKGFEPKHIAAVTFTNKAAKEMQERVAKLMDGQTRADGKRIPIKQLTVCTFHSLGVQILRAEAEHVGLKPRFSIMDSDDCFGMIQEQLATTDKQLIRRVQSTISLWKNGLVEPETAIAEALANNNVDEHQAALVYRNYVATLHAYQAVDFDDLIRIPAELFARNEEVRLKWQNRLRYFLVDEYQDTNACQYQLLKLLAGGSHLRAPAFTAVGDDDQAIYGWRGATLDNLKLLQTDFPNLKVIKLEQNYRSTVRILNAANAVIAQNPKLFEKTLWSEHGMGDAINVTSANDEEHEAESVVFKLSAHKFERRAQFRDYAILYRGNFQARLFEQILRRERIPYVLSGGQSFFDKAEIKDLCAYLRLIANADDDPAFIRAITTPKRGVGNATLEVLGAFAGQAKVSLFEAAMMGGIEGQLAPRQLEPLRVFCEFIVRLSDRAAKEPAATLLDEMMGGIHYEAYLYDTYDERQAQNKWTNVLEFVDWLKRKGTKPEKQDSEEATGFDNADGLMDQGKNLLELTQTIALISMLEGREEDPDAVRLSTLHASKGLEYPHVFLVGVEEGILPHCREDDDLTDEKIEEERRLMYVGITRAQRSLHISWCKKRKRARETVVCEPSRYIAEMKLGDDAGPTPEDSMPAMSPKDRLGALKGLLSAKKPVVS; this is encoded by the coding sequence ATGTCCTCTGGTCTCGCCCACGGGCTCAACGCTGCCCAATCCGAAGGTGTGCACTACCTCGACGGCCCGTGCCTGGTGCTGGCCGGCGCGGGCTCCGGCAAGACGCGCGTGATCACGCAGAAGATCGCGCACCTGATTCTCGACAAGGGCTTCGAGCCAAAGCACATCGCCGCCGTCACGTTCACCAACAAGGCGGCCAAGGAAATGCAGGAGCGCGTGGCCAAGCTGATGGATGGCCAGACGCGCGCCGACGGCAAGCGCATCCCCATCAAGCAGTTGACGGTGTGTACGTTCCACTCGCTGGGGGTGCAGATCCTGCGTGCGGAGGCCGAGCACGTGGGCCTCAAGCCGCGCTTCTCGATCATGGATTCGGACGACTGCTTCGGCATGATCCAGGAGCAGCTGGCGACCACCGACAAGCAACTGATCCGCCGCGTGCAGAGCACGATCTCGCTATGGAAGAACGGTCTCGTCGAACCGGAAACCGCGATTGCCGAAGCGCTCGCCAACAACAACGTCGATGAACACCAGGCCGCGCTGGTCTACCGCAACTACGTCGCCACGCTGCATGCGTATCAGGCGGTGGACTTTGATGACCTGATCCGCATTCCCGCCGAGCTGTTCGCGCGCAATGAGGAGGTGCGCCTGAAGTGGCAGAACCGCCTGCGCTACTTCCTCGTCGATGAGTACCAAGACACCAACGCCTGCCAGTACCAGCTGCTGAAGCTGCTGGCGGGTGGTTCGCACCTGCGTGCGCCGGCCTTCACGGCGGTGGGTGATGACGACCAGGCCATCTATGGCTGGCGCGGTGCGACGCTCGACAACCTCAAGCTGCTGCAGACGGATTTCCCGAACCTGAAGGTGATCAAGCTGGAGCAGAATTACCGCTCCACGGTGCGCATCCTGAATGCGGCCAACGCGGTCATCGCGCAGAACCCGAAGCTGTTCGAGAAGACGCTGTGGAGCGAGCACGGCATGGGCGATGCCATCAACGTCACCAGCGCCAACGATGAAGAGCACGAGGCCGAGAGCGTGGTCTTCAAGCTCTCCGCGCACAAGTTCGAGCGCCGCGCGCAGTTTCGCGATTACGCGATCCTGTATCGCGGCAACTTCCAGGCGCGGCTGTTCGAGCAAATCCTGCGGCGTGAGCGCATTCCGTATGTGCTTTCGGGCGGGCAGAGCTTTTTCGACAAGGCCGAGATCAAGGACTTGTGTGCGTACCTGCGGCTGATTGCCAATGCCGATGACGACCCCGCGTTCATCCGCGCCATCACCACGCCCAAGCGCGGCGTGGGCAATGCGACGCTGGAAGTGCTGGGCGCGTTCGCGGGGCAGGCGAAGGTGTCATTGTTCGAGGCAGCGATGATGGGCGGCATTGAAGGGCAACTCGCACCGCGCCAGTTGGAACCGCTGCGCGTGTTCTGCGAGTTCATCGTGCGGCTGTCAGACCGCGCCGCCAAGGAGCCCGCCGCCACGCTGCTCGACGAGATGATGGGCGGCATCCACTACGAGGCCTACCTGTACGACACCTACGACGAGCGCCAGGCCCAGAACAAGTGGACCAACGTGCTGGAGTTTGTGGACTGGCTCAAGCGCAAGGGCACCAAGCCCGAGAAACAAGACAGCGAAGAGGCCACCGGTTTCGACAATGCCGATGGTTTGATGGACCAAGGCAAGAACCTGCTGGAACTCACGCAGACCATCGCGCTGATCAGCATGCTCGAAGGCCGGGAAGAGGACCCGGATGCGGTGCGCCTTTCAACGCTGCATGCGAGCAAGGGGCTGGAGTATCCGCACGTGTTTCTGGTGGGCGTGGAGGAGGGCATCCTGCCGCACTGCCGTGAGGACGACGACTTGACCGACGAGAAGATCGAAGAAGAGCGGCGGCTGATGTACGTGGGGATTACGCGGGCGCAGCGCAGCTTGCATATCAGTTGGTGCAAGAAGCGTAAGCGGGCGCGGGAAACGGTGGTGTGTGAGCCGTCACGATATATCGCGGAGATGAAGCTTGGTGATGATGCCGGGCCGACGCCCGAGGATTCGATGCCGGCGATGTCACCTAAGGATCGGTTGGGGGCGTTGAAGGGGTTGTTGTCGGCCAAGAAGCCGGTGGTTTCCTGA
- a CDS encoding alginate lyase family protein, translated as MLHRAPLLRLLACAAAVAACSACSPTQAGAAASVYAGAHGPAGPARDWCSVSPAQSGDPAAAKLIARATQHLGQTPHPLPRLHTEGTLPHQGIYDESVAAARDFPVMRDAALAWRLTSDKRFAEQVDTFLHAWVGTYVPSFNPIDETKFDALIQAYTLARDGLTPGTREETQRFLRTLAEGYIGRTEAARQPLSHTWINNWQSHRIKLMAMSAAALGDRALIEQTHRLFLQQLANNVRPDGSVEDFEDRDALHYVVYDLEPLTMAAIAVAPFGQHWLRERASNGATLAAAIDWLVPYADGSRTHEEYVHSHVAFDKTRADAGLPGFSGMWEPKSAGTLFWQATRLDPNYRPLAERLAATAPDWLALCAAR; from the coding sequence ATGCTCCACCGCGCCCCGCTCCTTCGCCTGCTTGCCTGTGCTGCCGCTGTTGCGGCGTGCAGTGCGTGCTCGCCGACACAGGCGGGAGCAGCGGCATCTGTGTATGCCGGTGCACATGGTCCGGCAGGTCCGGCGCGCGACTGGTGCAGTGTTTCGCCTGCGCAGTCCGGCGACCCGGCTGCCGCCAAGCTGATTGCTCGCGCGACGCAGCACCTTGGGCAGACCCCGCATCCGCTGCCGCGCCTGCATACCGAAGGCACGCTGCCGCACCAGGGCATCTACGACGAATCCGTTGCAGCCGCGCGGGACTTTCCCGTCATGCGCGACGCCGCGCTGGCCTGGCGACTCACCAGCGACAAGCGCTTCGCCGAGCAGGTCGATACCTTCCTGCACGCGTGGGTCGGCACGTACGTACCGAGCTTCAACCCGATCGACGAGACGAAGTTCGATGCACTGATCCAGGCCTATACGCTCGCACGTGACGGCCTGACACCGGGCACGCGGGAAGAGACGCAACGCTTCCTGCGCACGCTGGCCGAGGGCTACATCGGGCGCACCGAGGCCGCCCGCCAGCCGCTGTCCCACACGTGGATCAACAACTGGCAGAGCCACCGCATCAAGCTGATGGCGATGTCGGCCGCCGCGCTGGGCGACCGCGCGCTGATCGAGCAGACACATCGCCTGTTCCTGCAGCAACTCGCCAACAACGTGCGCCCCGACGGCTCAGTGGAAGACTTTGAAGACCGCGATGCGCTGCACTACGTCGTCTACGACCTGGAGCCGCTGACGATGGCCGCGATTGCCGTGGCGCCGTTCGGTCAACACTGGCTGCGCGAGCGCGCGAGCAATGGCGCCACGCTCGCCGCCGCCATCGACTGGCTCGTGCCGTATGCCGACGGCAGCCGCACGCATGAGGAATACGTCCACTCGCACGTCGCCTTCGACAAGACGCGTGCTGATGCTGGCCTGCCCGGCTTCTCCGGCATGTGGGAGCCGAAGAGCGCCGGTACGCTCTTCTGGCAGGCCACGCGACTGGACCCGAACTACCGCCCGCTGGCCGAACGGCTTGCTGCCACCGCGCCCGATTGGCTGGCGCTGTGCGCGGCACGCTGA